One genomic segment of Cellulophaga sp. HaHaR_3_176 includes these proteins:
- a CDS encoding TonB-dependent receptor, with the protein MQKKIHALLILLMLVSIQKVISQEHTITGKVTDQQSLPLPGVNVIIKGTTSGTQTNFDGVYSIKANTGDIIIFSYLGQRTLQKTIGTSKNIDAQLEEDAAQLSEVVVVGYGTQSKRKLTGNISKLTSDDISDVPNPNLQNALVAKAAGVQVTQTNGKVEGGINIRVRGAASVSGGTQPLYVLDGIPLIDPTGGITSVGNGAPTNPLLTLSANEIESIDILKDASSAAIYGARGANGVVLITTKKGKLGKAKFSINLSQGISQPTNKREWLNAEQYIELFTEAGRNSPFFTPEEGQAEAEATFDFLAGDTDWRTNGVDTNWSDIAFQNGYQTDADFSMSGADKKTSYFFSGAYNNTEGIIRDNELERINARVNVSHQFSDKFKAGMNMSFSRTEIDRIANDNAFSTPLQAIAQSPLSVARLEDGSPNPNTLYGNFLLDAENAFFNTNIRRTVGKVFGEYKFTPSLSINSDFSYDLFSQTEDNFSGQNALFQSTNGEAFSSDLGSESYTFSNYITYNKLFAEKHNINIVAGTEFINYNRRITSVTSQQFASDDLSTVSGGAEITAGTGIELRSAFLSYFARATYDLNGKYLLKASIRRDGSSRFGNNVRFGTFPAFSAGWILSEENFLKNSDVLSFLKLRASWGKLGNADIGGDYPSLFLFSSVSYNQKPGLAPNQPGNPDLTWEQSTQSDIGLEFGFLNGRISGELDYYKKDTEDLLFSVPLVPSSGASTINQNIGTLEGDGIEFVLNTSNIETEKFSWTSNFNISKNDNKLTSLPNNNADIITGRHINRVGENVAAFYLLEYAGVDSDNGDALYYLNTQNDDGSLNKNTTNDSNEAQRVVSGNPFPEIIAGLTNTISLNNFDFTFTFQGEWGADIYNSGGIYQSVNADYFDNQSIDQLNRWQQPGDITNVPQARLYAGNGTAHSTRFLASSDFIRLRNLTLGYSIPSATTERMGLSKLRLYVTAINLLTITNYPFEDPEARYDVNDQNSPGETFYSSPPAKTITVGVNINF; encoded by the coding sequence ATGCAAAAAAAGATTCATGCATTACTAATCCTATTGATGCTCGTGTCAATTCAAAAAGTAATCAGCCAGGAACACACTATTACCGGTAAAGTAACAGACCAACAAAGCCTACCGTTACCAGGTGTTAATGTTATCATTAAAGGAACTACTTCTGGAACTCAAACTAATTTTGATGGAGTATACTCCATCAAAGCTAATACCGGAGATATTATAATTTTCTCTTATTTAGGCCAACGAACATTACAAAAAACGATAGGTACATCAAAAAACATTGATGCTCAACTAGAAGAAGATGCCGCACAACTTAGTGAGGTAGTCGTAGTAGGTTATGGTACTCAGAGTAAAAGAAAATTAACTGGAAATATATCAAAACTTACATCTGATGACATATCAGATGTGCCAAATCCCAATTTGCAAAATGCTTTGGTTGCTAAAGCTGCTGGTGTTCAAGTAACCCAAACAAATGGTAAAGTAGAAGGTGGTATAAACATCAGAGTTAGGGGCGCTGCTAGCGTTAGTGGCGGAACTCAACCCTTATATGTGCTAGATGGCATACCTTTAATAGATCCGACAGGTGGAATAACCTCTGTTGGTAACGGCGCCCCAACAAACCCACTTTTAACTTTAAGTGCCAACGAAATAGAATCAATAGATATTTTGAAAGATGCTTCTTCTGCTGCAATTTACGGGGCAAGAGGCGCTAATGGTGTTGTTCTTATAACTACTAAGAAGGGTAAATTAGGAAAAGCTAAATTTAGTATCAACCTTTCTCAAGGTATTAGTCAACCTACTAACAAAAGAGAATGGCTAAATGCAGAACAATACATTGAACTATTTACTGAAGCTGGAAGAAATTCACCATTTTTCACTCCAGAAGAAGGACAAGCAGAAGCAGAAGCTACTTTTGATTTTTTAGCAGGCGACACTGACTGGAGAACAAATGGTGTAGATACAAACTGGTCTGATATTGCTTTTCAAAATGGGTACCAAACAGATGCTGATTTCTCAATGTCTGGTGCAGATAAAAAAACATCTTATTTTTTCTCTGGTGCATATAATAACACTGAAGGTATTATAAGAGATAACGAATTAGAGCGTATAAATGCTAGAGTTAATGTAAGTCATCAGTTTTCTGATAAATTTAAAGCAGGCATGAATATGAGCTTTTCAAGAACAGAAATAGACCGTATAGCAAATGACAATGCTTTTTCGACACCTTTACAAGCTATTGCTCAATCGCCTCTTTCTGTTGCTAGACTTGAAGACGGATCTCCAAACCCAAATACTTTATATGGAAATTTCTTACTAGATGCTGAAAATGCATTTTTTAATACCAATATAAGAAGAACAGTAGGTAAAGTTTTTGGAGAATATAAATTCACACCTTCACTATCAATAAATTCAGATTTTTCTTATGATTTATTTTCTCAAACAGAGGATAATTTTAGTGGGCAAAATGCTTTATTTCAATCAACTAATGGCGAAGCTTTTTCTTCTGATCTAGGGTCTGAAAGCTACACTTTTAGTAATTACATTACATACAATAAGCTCTTCGCTGAAAAACATAATATAAATATTGTAGCTGGAACAGAATTTATCAATTACAATAGAAGAATTACAAGTGTAACTAGTCAACAATTTGCTTCTGATGATTTATCAACAGTAAGCGGAGGAGCTGAAATTACTGCCGGAACAGGCATCGAACTAAGAAGCGCTTTTTTATCATATTTTGCAAGAGCAACTTATGATCTTAATGGAAAATATTTATTAAAAGCTAGTATTCGACGTGATGGATCTTCTCGTTTTGGTAACAATGTAAGATTCGGAACTTTTCCTGCTTTTTCTGCTGGATGGATATTAAGTGAAGAAAATTTCTTAAAAAACTCTGATGTATTATCATTTTTAAAATTAAGAGCAAGTTGGGGTAAACTAGGTAATGCAGATATTGGTGGTGATTACCCATCATTATTTTTATTTTCAAGTGTATCGTATAACCAAAAACCTGGTTTAGCTCCGAACCAACCTGGCAACCCTGATTTAACTTGGGAGCAATCAACTCAATCTGATATAGGACTTGAGTTCGGCTTTTTAAATGGGCGAATTTCTGGAGAATTAGATTATTATAAAAAAGACACTGAAGATTTACTATTTAGCGTACCACTAGTGCCTAGTAGTGGAGCATCAACTATTAATCAAAATATTGGAACGCTAGAAGGTGATGGTATCGAATTTGTTTTAAACACATCTAATATTGAAACTGAAAAATTCAGTTGGACTTCTAATTTTAATATTAGTAAAAATGATAATAAACTGACATCCTTACCAAACAATAATGCAGATATTATAACTGGACGCCATATAAACCGTGTAGGAGAAAATGTTGCTGCTTTTTATCTATTAGAATATGCAGGTGTAGATTCTGACAACGGAGATGCGCTATACTATTTAAATACACAAAACGATGATGGTAGTTTAAACAAAAACACAACAAACGATTCTAATGAGGCACAACGTGTTGTATCTGGAAATCCATTTCCTGAAATCATTGCTGGTTTAACGAATACAATTTCACTTAACAATTTTGATTTCACATTTACTTTTCAAGGTGAATGGGGAGCAGATATTTATAACTCAGGTGGTATTTATCAATCTGTTAATGCTGATTATTTTGACAATCAATCGATAGATCAATTAAACAGATGGCAACAACCTGGTGATATAACTAATGTGCCACAAGCAAGGTTATATGCTGGTAATGGTACAGCTCATTCTACTAGATTTTTAGCTAGTTCAGATTTTATACGTTTACGTAATTTAACACTAGGGTACTCGATACCTAGTGCAACTACAGAGAGAATGGGCTTAAGTAAACTTAGACTTTATGTTACAGCTATAAACCTACTTACGATTACAAACTATCCTTTTGAAGACCCTGAAGCTAGGTATGATGTAAATGACCAAAACTCTCCTGGTGAAACTTTCTATTCATCTCCTCCTGCGAAAACAATTACTGTTGGAGTTAATATTAATTTTTA